Genomic window (Wenzhouxiangella marina):
GGGCGGGGCGTCGTTCGGACATTCTGATCTCCTCTCTTGGTGGTCTTCGGCTCGGGACGGTGCGATTCCGGCCCGCCGTGAGCGGCCGGATTCGCGCACTATTCCTGTCTTTACGAGAAGTCTGTTGCCAGTCTGCCAGCGTGGCTGGATTTTTTCGTACGCAGGGCCGGGTATTGAGCCCCGAGCGCTTTGCGGGTATCATTGCCGCCCTTCTTCGGCGGGGCCGTTAGCTCAGCGGTAGAGCAGGAGGCTTTTAACCTCTTGGTCGAAGGTTCGAATCCTTCACGGCCCACCATTTCCTTCGATGAAACGCAGCGTCCCAGATCGTCGGAATTCCATTGGCGGCGGCGGCTCGCGCGTCCCCCGCTCATCGCAATCCGGCCTGCATCCCGATCTGGATCGCGTCGTCCGGCGCCACCTCGACCACGCCTGGCGGCAGCCCATCCGGCGCCACTCGCAGCAGGCCTTCGATGCCCTTCGGTCGCGCGTCGAGTCGGCCGACCGTCTGGTGCTCGATTCCGGCTGCGGAACCGGTCGCTCCACGCTGCAGCTGGCCGAGCGGCATCCCGACGCCCTGGTGCTGGGGATCGACAAGTCCGAGCAGCGCCTGGGCAAGGCGCCCGCCATGCCGACCAACGCCGTCCTGCTGCGCGCCGAGCTGGCCGATGTCTGGCGCCTGGCCCGGTCGGCGGGCTGGGCTGTCCATGCCCACTATCTGCTCTATCCCAACCCCTGGCCCAAGCCGGGCCAGCTGCAGCGGCGCTGGCACGGTCATCCGGTCTTTCCCGAGCTGCTCGCCCTGGGCGGGCGTCTGGAGTTGCGCAGCAATTTCGAGCTCTACCTGCTCGAGTTCCGGTGCGCCCTGGACCTTGCCGGTGTCCACGCAGCGGAAGTGGTATCGTTCCGACCCGAATTTCCGATCAGCCCCTTCGAGGCGAAGTACACGGCCTCCGGGCATGAACTCTTTCGATTGACCGTCCAACTGGAGACAAACGCATGAAGCAGTCCCTGAAGTTTCTGAGCGGTTCGATGCTCGCCCTGAGCCTGAGCGCCCTGGTGCAGGCCGATGACCATGGCGTCGATGAGCGCCTGGTCGAGATCGCCGGCGGCGACCACCGTCCGGCCGAGTGGATCGAACGCAACGCCCACCGGCATCCGGCCGAGACCCTGAGCTTCTTCGGCCTGAGCCCCGAGATGACCGTGATCGAGCTGTCGCCTGGCGGTGGCTGGTACAC
Coding sequences:
- the trmB gene encoding tRNA (guanine(46)-N(7))-methyltransferase TrmB; this translates as MKRSVPDRRNSIGGGGSRVPRSSQSGLHPDLDRVVRRHLDHAWRQPIRRHSQQAFDALRSRVESADRLVLDSGCGTGRSTLQLAERHPDALVLGIDKSEQRLGKAPAMPTNAVLLRAELADVWRLARSAGWAVHAHYLLYPNPWPKPGQLQRRWHGHPVFPELLALGGRLELRSNFELYLLEFRCALDLAGVHAAEVVSFRPEFPISPFEAKYTASGHELFRLTVQLETNA